The Aedes albopictus strain Foshan chromosome 2, AalbF5, whole genome shotgun sequence region TATCAAAAGCATAAAAACTTCACAGCATCTTTCTAATGATCAATATAATCAAAATACTTACAAATCTCTACCGTACGCCTAAATTTGTCAGCATCAAAACTATAAACCtggaaaatacgtcaaaatcgaaaaaaaaacctaccGCGGTCGCGACAGAAATCAAAACAAGAACGGCAGGTTTGACAGCACACCTTGACGCAAAAGAAATTTCGAACGCAATCTCGACGTCACCGCAGAGGTGGCGTGAACGTGACCCCTTTTTTTTCGAACATACACTGGAAAAGATTTTCAATTCAATTTGTGGGCGGAATGTacagcacagataacagacgttcatGCTAACATACGAAATGTGTGCACATTGAGCGAAATAAATAAAGTTGAGAGCGGATTTGGATTAGCTGATCTCTTATTCTATGCATACACATTTGGTAGGCACTGGCGTGGTTGTCATTTCGTAAAACAGCTTAACGCAAAAcataaatattaaaataaaattaaataaaaaaaaaaaaaattattgcgAATTTGTCATGAAACGTCATGAAACCGCACTGCGAGACACTAATGCACAGAATTAACAGTGAGGTAGTAAGCAGTATGGCCAAATATTAAAAtgtaacaaaaaaaacaaaagagaGATTTCAAGATAAAGGTATTGAGGAGAAAAATAAATACACTTTTttatataaatatattttttttttagagaaaaggGTGGATGTGTGGGCATGAAAGAGCATTCAGCCTCCAAGGGTGTTCGGAGCTGAACATCGAGTAGATTTCGCCCTTTGGGTTTACGCTTCGTCAGCGCCATTGCACTGTGCTCGTGCATGCAGCAAAGCGCTTCTATACCGCTTTCTCTCGTCGGACAGCGTTCAGGTAAGACGTGCTGAGCTGTGGTGCTGGATGATTCCTTTCCGGCGGTATTCGGCTTTACACAATGCTAACGAagaaaataataccaattttgttgatgtttctgataaaagttaaaaatagggctctgtaaactagatgatcaaaatttgaagttgcacaaagtggtcaaaaactgtagcatagtagaaaagaaaaaaatttcacagataaaatatttgatttccaaacacaataaaaattgttgtatcgataataaaagatatttctcgattggtaagagtaatttttactagaATATTTGATTAAGAACCCCcgttacgggccttctcaatacaaaatttttggtttcgaatttctcaacaacagcagtagcaacaaacgttaagccaaacgaatgtcttaattactgcttactgcattcgtttttatggttgTCATACCATCTTTGCCATCTGACGGATTAaacgagctgaaaaaataagattGTTTTGATTGAGTGCGTTCAGGAGAGCTaaaaaactgtgtggtagttctaatgttccgtagaaaaccttaaaaaataagaaacttgatctgcaaaaaaatgttgtggaaatgcctttgttgatttttcccaaattttgatcaaggcattccttagacaactttttgagaaagcgaatgtgatgaatatttagataatttttggtatttagtgataaatgatgttgaaatcattaaaaaccacctttgtgcaaatgcaaatttgaaaaattatgttatttgttagagaactcgactgttctttaaaatatcaggacaattgaaaagaaatataaaaatatggagtacaatatgctatactaaAGAAGCTGCTAAAAATCATAAGAatagttcattttatttaataaacaaagtgtatttataatttctgaaacaggggttcctccagtaattccatcaTGAAGATCTACAATCTTGATACAGAAAGGAACCAGCCCCGGctgaaaacctctttaataaagataaataaataatgaagttctacaagaattcttttaggtagatttctacgggttccttctgaaaccccacatcgaaattctttagaaattcttctatgaattcgttTGAAAAAATCACCGGAAATTTTGTAAAGAATTTGCATCAGAACTTCTACAGCGAAAtttatggaaattcttccaaagcttCGTTAATGAATTcatccagtggtttcttcagaaaattttccagataccctatcagcgatttcttcaggaagtccaccagggatttttttctggaatggctctaagaattccaataaaaatttctACGTGCAattgtacagaaattcctccagagattctaacaTTATTACTCTCAGTAATTTAGGCAGAAGTTCatacagtgattctttcagattgATTGATTGACTGATTGacttgtctttattatagagactttcataatgattccttcaggatttcgttCAGATATTATATtatcttagaaatttctccgattTTTCCACTAAGGATTACTCTAATAACTTCTCCACGGATTCtataaaataatttattcaaaaacttttcctaggaatttctacagaaattcgttTAGGCATATCTCagtattttccagggattttttgtagacgcttatctatgcgtttcttCAGGcaaagaaaatcttccacaaaactctagaaaatatttccaaagaaaaaaaaccttcaggatctaggaattcctggaaaaatccatagatGCATTTCTTAGTAATCTCTTTGGAATTTTATCACAAATCGCAGACAGAACAccctgggagattttctgaaggaatctttggaaaaactcctagagatgcctctggaaggaattctcagaaacatgttttatggaatttctgaaaagttttgtGTACAAGAATCCCTAAACTATTGCGTGAagagaattctgaaggaaactctgcagtaacaataaaaaatcctggatgatttttttgagaatcactgaagcaataaAAAAAGGACTGGAGAATCCTGTGCATGTATTCATAAAAGGATTTAATGAAAACCCCTTGGATAATGCTCAGGAATATATTCTGGTATAGTTTCAgtagaaattattaaaagaatcgttggaaaaaaatcttgaaaaagacCTGAAGGAAGGAGATAATAAATCGAAAGAAATGCctggaactattggagaaatttctataggaacttcCAGATAAATCtcttgagagttttccagaggaatATCCAAATCAATCCCAGAAAAAGTGAAATaatacctgaataaatttttgaaaataataaagcaatgatttcttaaaaagcttctggtaaaatttctgattttctacGAAAAAATCGTAGAGGtctgaatgtctgaaaaaaatctccgaatctttgggaataaaaatctcctggaattgcctTTGAGGAACtcccctcaagaaattcccaaaaaaaaatctttaaaaaattctaaaagaattttcggagaaatcccaaagaaaaactacaaaaaatcgtacaatttttctgatggaattcctttagaaaggcccgtgcacagaaagggCAGTAAAGGAGGGTTTTTCCTACTTTTGGCGagaggcggaggggcgcctagtatatggctccacggcaatgggaggggtttagcCCTCAAAACCCCtacttgtgcacgggcttgcgttCAGGAAAgtttgaagaaatgcatgaaggaaaacaagaattccttgagaaatcccaggtggaatttaggaagaggaaacccgtggaccagCTCTAAgaataatcttttgagaaatttctcgagaaactcctggagaagtgccAAATAAAATTcctgggagagtttctgaagtaatcaaaggatatatttttttcagaaatccacggACAGGAATGCATTTTGAAGAGATACttagatgatttttttgagaaactcttgcTAAAATTATTCTGAGAAATTCTGCATGAATATCCTTTCTGTTAACTttcctaagaaaaaaaaatggataaatcctcagaaaattccaaaagaaacttctggcggtgtccctggaggggtttcccggaataattcttaattaggtGCAATAGTGAATTTATTTCCTTAGGGCGTACCAATACAGGGGGAGCTGGAATTCGGAAACCCTGAGtacccagctctgattttaccatgacagcactgctagACAGCCGCGTTACCATTTATTTTAAcctatacactcagcgaaaaaaactagcggaattcatcaaaataccttatgaaaatttgctataactaattcttatggatagcataagaataccttatgaaaattgatcgtgcttgctatgacaaatttcataagatagacttatgaaaagaacaaaaaaatctcaaaatgaagcagactggattcgatccatgaacgtcgggatcaccgagcccgtgttttatccacacggctaccgacgcttgagaataccatgttgctaaacatgaataaaagccaagctgtgagacgattttccgtcatagagtgaccttatgaaattcatccgaatcattatgaattatttaaaggccgtttcataagttgggccttatggaaatcttaaggttatttggctgagtgtaggatATTTTAGCTATCGAGGAAACTGTTTCTGCCATGACTGTGAATCGTATCGTCATCGCTTCTAAAGCCACTttcgaaaaatttgaaaaaagcaGTTAcgctattttgaaattttgttttttttttttgttcaggatAAACCTTATGTGGTTTGTACTCTACTTGCTGTTTAAATTACAGAGAACAGGTTCTCTTTCGTATGTATAGGATTTAACGAAACAAAACATTATATAGAATGGATGATACCTAATTGGGATCTTTGAGGGTATCCAGATTATATCATAATCGGAATGTccctccaaaaattagtcgaaatccaaaatttcattattttgatGACCGGaagctatttttaaaatgcatttaaagtttgttaaGGGAAAATGttttgttcggggtgaactgtcattttatcgattgaactgtcattctatccacagaaaTCAAAACGTTTTGGTTAttttaccatcaaaacaaaggaatttgaACACAATAAAATCTTGTCATATgcagaaaaattagctctttcgattaggcaatTGCTGAACGatacgagggcccatatagccgaggcggtaaacgcacgggtattcagcatgaccatgctgagggtgacgggttcgattcccggtcggtccaggatcttttcgtaaaggaaatttccttgatttccttgggcatagagtatcttcgtgcctgccacacgatgtacacatgcaaaatggtcgttggcagaggaagctctcagttaataactgtggaagtgctcatagaacactaagctgaaaagcaggctttgtcccagtgaggacgttacgccaagaagagagagagagtgaacgATACGTTCTAACCTGTTCTAACCAATGAAACCTCATAAAAAAGATTTTGAATCTTTTCCAACCCCAACGCTGCATGCTTACGTGCTCAACAATCCCCGATTGACGTAGGTACTGAATCCCTGGCCGCTGGACCGCCTGGACATCATGCAGATCAGCTTCGGCACGCACTGGAGCTCGTCATTGCCGGAGATATTGTCCAGTGCCTTCCGAAGCTGGCTGCTGACGGACATGATGGGCGACCCAGAGATCGGCGATGCGGAGTGATGCGTGTGTGCTCCTCCGCCACCGCCGCCACTTCCACTTGGATCGGCTAAATGATGACTAGACGACGGGGATGGCGCTTGTGGGCCGGCGTAGTTGCCAAATGTGCCTGGGGCAAAGTTGAATATGCTCTGTAGGAAACCGAAAATGCTTTGGGGGCTAATGGGGCTGTCCGATTGGCCACCGTTGATGAGGTTCGTTGGGACGTTCGGCTGCTGCGGATAGGAAGCGGATGCATCGGCGTAGGGTTGCTGGAGCGGTGAAGATTGTTGCTGGTATGGATAGTTGGCGAGATAGTTCTGAATGTAGTAGGTGCTGGGGTCGAAGGGTGGATATGGCGTTCCTGGGCTGACGGGGCCAGGGTTGGGGTTTGGGTAATAGGAGCTATCGGGGCCACCTTGGGGTGTCGGGGGAATCTGATAATTGGCTTGATGTTgaccgttttgtagatagttgtcGTATTCTTGGGGACTCTGGTAGTTGAAGCCATCCTGCTTGCGGATATCGATTCCGTTTTGATTGTAGATTTTACCCTTCTTTTTCTTATAAGGTCTTCTAGTAGTGATGGGGATTGTCGGTGGCGTAATAGCGGGGCTATTGGATTCTTGAATTTGTATTGTTGCTTTTACCGTATAAAACTGATCCTCTGTGCTGTGCGGTATAGATGAAGCATCGTTGAAAAATCGATTCGGCGTTGATGGCGTTTCTTCGAATCGCATGGTAGACGATGCTGGATTTTGCGGTTTATTATTGGATTCTCGAAATTTGAACGGTTTTCCAGAACTGTAACGGGTTTCGGTGACTCTGGGTTCATCATTTTTAGGAAATTTGAATTCGTCTCGTGATGAATGGCTatcttgaaatttgaaatttctgACTGGATTTGTTTCAGGTACTGCTACAGTATCTTCGAATCGGAAAAATCTACTTGCATTTCTTGAACTTGTTGGAgtgttgttttctgcatctggtaTATTCCGTTCAGTTTGCAAGATTCGTGGTTGAGTATCACCAGAATAATCCTGTTTGTTATCAGTATCTTCAGCTCGCAGTAGATCTGTAgtattttttaacagtttttctACTAAATACACTTCATAGTTTGCCGAGTGCACTGATTCAGCTTCGTCTCTTTTGATTTTTGGTGACTCACTTACAACTTTCGAAGTTTTTGgtgaatctttttcaaatttcattcgatctttttcttcaaatttcaacATTCGTGGAGTAATTCCCGAGTAGTTTTCAACCAGATTCACTTCTCCAACATTCAGTTGTTGCGAAGAATCTTCGTACGATAGTTCTTCCTCCGATGAATCATCCTTAAATCTGACCTTATTGGTTGATGCCACACTTGACTGCTCCGTTTGCACAATTACAGGACTCATCATAATATCAGATTCCGAAAACCGGAACAACCTTGTTGTTTTATTCCACGGCTCTGCGACCACCTTTGTATGATGAACTGATTCCTGAGGAAACTGATCTGACAATTTCCTCCCAGCTTTTTCCGAATTGAAGACATACACTGGTCGCCAGCCtgattcaaaaaattcttctaccCTCTTAGCATCACCAACTCTTCTTATAGACTCCGGCACTCTCCTAGAACCATCATTGCTCACTTGAAACGTCGTATCGCTGAATATCAGTTGATCTTCACCGTTTGCAGAAAACGTTAAACTGGAAATACACAAAATAGAttgcacatttgtagggttcttctTGAAACCTCGGTCCACCAAAACCACACTGACCTTTCAGTTTTCCTTTCTTTTTCACTGGCGGAAACCTTTTTGCCACTTGCAATGGTGATAGCATGCATACTACCCCACAGCTGAGGGCCCAGCAAAATTGCTGCGAGCACCGTAACACTTGTCATACTTCCTGCTTAAGCTCGTCGAGTGCACTGAACATATCACAAAAAAATTATTCCGCAAAACCGAAAATTTCGTCCGCGACCTGACCGTTTTCCGTCGTCCTCTCTCGTAATCTTATATATGCCTATTATCGAATTTGTAGCAGCGGCACCCTAGATGTGGCCGGACTGCAGTTTCGCGACCGAAGACGGCGCCAAAACACCATCCCCTCGGTATATACGATACCACTTGAATGGTGCCCACTCTACCGAACCGACACAGTCAGCAGCCGTGTGGTTGGCTGGATGGTTTCGATGCTTGGACGTGTGGGCCATTGTCGTACGGCGAGCACCGCGGTAGCCCCATGCTGCTCCACTCCGAACGTGAGGCCAGAGAGCCATCTGGCGCGCGCGTTTTTAGGGTGTGCGCGCGCGACTCAACTGTAACGTTTTGTTCACGGATCAGGCGTAAACGTCTCGTGTATTGGTTacacgggtttcctcagaaaagCACGGTTTTTTGATTTGTGGTTTATTTAGCTAAACTGTGATCATGAAGGTTCGTATTTTCTGTCTCCACACGAGTGATTTTTTTATCCTTATTATCTTATCGAACTTCAGCTCTGTTGCCCAACAAAGTTTTAAtgattttatttctattttttttttaatggaagTGCCACAAAATGTCAACTGTCATGAGGTAAGATACCAATAATCATGGTAGCACAGACACCAACAACCATGCGCATCCATGGGTTTCTCAATTCCTTGAAACACAATGTTGATAACAAAATCGCCAGAAACCACAAAAACAAAATAACCTGTGAGACTTCAAGTGAGTATATTGTGGTACATTTCACATATAGTATCGATCAGATCGCATTCAGTAAAGATTTTGAGCGTTGGGCCAGTTCAACCCACCGCAGTTTGGACCATGTTTCCTTTTAGTTACGTTGCATTATCCTAAACATCTTGAAAAATGTTCATTCTTATCAGCATAACACTCAGACAATTTCTTTCCAAATTTCGATACA contains the following coding sequences:
- the LOC109426645 gene encoding uncharacterized protein LOC109426645 yields the protein MTSVTVLAAILLGPQLWGSMHAITIASGKKVSASEKERKTESLTFSANGEDQLIFSDTTFQVSNDGSRRVPESIRRVGDAKRVEEFFESGWRPVYVFNSEKAGRKLSDQFPQESVHHTKVVAEPWNKTTRLFRFSESDIMMSPVIVQTEQSSVASTNKVRFKDDSSEEELSYEDSSQQLNVGEVNLVENYSGITPRMLKFEEKDRMKFEKDSPKTSKVVSESPKIKRDEAESVHSANYEVYLVEKLLKNTTDLLRAEDTDNKQDYSGDTQPRILQTERNIPDAENNTPTSSRNASRFFRFEDTVAVPETNPVRNFKFQDSHSSRDEFKFPKNDEPRVTETRYSSGKPFKFRESNNKPQNPASSTMRFEETPSTPNRFFNDASSIPHSTEDQFYTVKATIQIQESNSPAITPPTIPITTRRPYKKKKGKIYNQNGIDIRKQDGFNYQSPQEYDNYLQNGQHQANYQIPPTPQGGPDSSYYPNPNPGPVSPGTPYPPFDPSTYYIQNYLANYPYQQQSSPLQQPYADASASYPQQPNVPTNLINGGQSDSPISPQSIFGFLQSIFNFAPGTFGNYAGPQAPSPSSSHHLADPSGSGGGGGGAHTHHSASPISGSPIMSVSSQLRKALDNISGNDELQCVPKLICMMSRRSSGQGFSTYVNRGLLSTVLSAVPDSSPWLKFSRAALLGYGIGANSCDVYYPKCPKDEPEIIHYLNNHRGGFFRFFNDDHKSSSSSG